The window ATGATGACAAATGACACGGCCGGACCACGTATGTTTTAAATGGTTGAAAACATGTGCCATCACTTGGTGCTGTGGGTAATGATTCACGGCGATTTGCTCATAATTACAGTGTAATATCTTCGTAATTAGTAAAATTTTGGCAGTTACGACAAGCGCGTCCTTGAATCAGAAACATGCACCACTAGTCACTCGACTTGAGCAGATCTTGCAGTACTAAAAGGAGTATTCAGGAAGATTTTCTCAAGGCTACTACAGGATTACTATACACAAGTCTTACTTTATCGTGAGGGTTGAGGTTTGGTCACAGCTGACACTTAAGCTGCCACAACCACGAGTTTGTTGTTGGCCTAGTTTTAAATCAGTAGTACAAAAATTTAAGGGTAGTTTGAGGGGCTTGTAGTTTCTCAAGGCATACAATGTGCTAACAAGtaagtttattttatgtatttgttaagtttattttatgtatttgttaatttatacttCACAGGTGTTGGCTTGGTGATGAGGAAGATGGGTAATACAGCTACCCCCACAGTGGAAATTACTCAGGAAGATGACACTTACAGCATGAAGACTGTCACCACATTTAAGACAACAGAGATAAAGTTCAAGCTGGGGGAGGAATTTGAGGAAACCACTGCTGATGGCAGAGTTGTGAAGGtaagttgttcctacacaatatacaaaacatCAGTCATTTACAATAGTCAGTTATGTAGGCTCACCCAAATAACTGACTACTGTAAACgacctcaagtttgtatagttaggaaaaatacaaattacttaaaaaatgtcatttttaccaCCAAATTTTGTAGGCATTTTATGTTGTACATTAATTGCAAACAATCTGGCGAATTATTAACGTATCTTATAAGTGATTTGTAGTACTGTAGATGAATGCTGCTGAGCTGTTCCTGTCCcactaaaaatatattgtatgcTTCTGGGCTAACCATAAAATTTTGCTTAGGTTGAAGACCTCtttatttcatgacaaaatgtttaaaagatagaAGGAAAGGACTAAACTAGatcttgaaacttttttttttttaataatgattatgataaggGCTTATTGTCATTTCTGCATGTTTTGCTCTTTATCACCATTCTCTTGAATGCTACTAAAGGGGACTGTGGTCTTGCTTCTCTGTTGAGGTTTGGTTTGTCCAGATGACTactaaagtaaaacatcaattaATTGAATGGGAGTGactagataattaaataaaattggaatGTAGAATAGTTAGTCAGAAAAGCAGTAGATATGCAGTAGTAGAGCAAAGTTCCAAAGGAATGCACAGGAAATCGAAATATAATGGATAGAATACTACTTGAGACTCCATGGGCGTTCAGTCAGTTTGTACATGGGAGGCTTGCAGTGAGCCCTCAACTCATATCCAACACCATGAAGGGGAAAAGGAGTCATAAAGTTTAATTTCTGTAGAGTGACAGTAGAGACTGGCATTAAGATGTCCCATATGTGCACTACTTGATAACCCTGCATTTTCACACAATATATTTTGTTCAATATTGAATGTATTAAATGCAAACAAGTTAGTCAGCCTGGCCTGGCAAAGAATTAAAAACCACAACTTGCAACTTATTTGCAACAATTACTTTTGTACATTGTAACATAGTTAATTTGGGTCCAGGAAGGCACAatagatattaattttaaatagctTTTGATTAgctttactttctctcttccaGTCTACAATTACCCTGGatggaaacaaaatgacacacaATCAAGTTGGAgacaaggagaagaaagaaaaggattccATTCTGACCAGAGAGTTCACAGACACAGAAATGATAATGGTAAGTTGGCTAATCTCGTTTATATTTTAGCTTAAACTACTGtgatcatgttatatatatatatacagctgtattgtAAATCTTTCCTAACCACAGATATGAAAGAGGAGTTTGATTGTGTTTATACTTGTCATGTGAAATTATAGCAGAGTCCACccagctttgcagctaagccctgccCACTGCATGCCAGTGATTGGCCAGCTCTCAAAGGGAGAATGATGTcgcactagttaacagtccaaatgattatcagtatggatttgactccgttcggtcatgttgaatTTTGTGCATGAATCATgtcaccacagatttgagttcccggagctGTGAGGTATGCAACTGAAATCTCCGataagatatattaagttatgtATCATAATGATCTTGGatcattttttctgcatttttttttttatcatgcgcagcctaaacacacaagcatcttttttttttttttttaaattggtgttggcctacataagctaTCCCTCATAGACCACAATAATTGAAATAAAGCATTGATTTATGCAGCCAGTTTtgatattagggtattaattaaatcataatcctgcatgtcaaatgttaatatcatagagattaggcctacacgtcaattccttatattttgaggcaatgacagggcataggcctacaggTAAATGTCGTAATGTTTtgtggcaatgacagggcataggcctatttgtcaatttcttatatttgaggcaatgacagggcataggcctacacatcaatttcttatattttgaggcaatgacagagcatagacctatacatcaaattcttatattcagagaaaatgacagggcatgggtcttcaagtcaatttcttattgcaaatagttttctacccgtaTCTGTTCGAAATACAGTAGCTTTtcattaatatagtagtttcaactccacgatatataatgtatatgcataaagtggaatatatacgtataagcaagtgcaaatatatacatgcatggatggccatagtaattgtaacgccacttattcacagtgaataaaagtaaaacttgtgggcacgtaTTCacagtgaataaaagtaaaacttgtgggcacgtaGCCAATGACACAGAGATCAATCACAGGACTGTCTCAGTCTTAcgcacaactatcaaactgctctcagtgaactatattgaaaatatatttacaaaagggacaacaaattatattactgtgatgagtaaacatagcatttctatgaaaaggAAGGCTATAGCAGGAatgcatcataagatacttaacaaaataagaaaaaataaatgatagctgaacaAGTTATGTAGAGATAATCCAagccagtctgcgagtagcccatgaatcACATGATTTTGGGGGCCATTCTCGGACAAAAgtcagtaaatttttttctctctccattgttaGAATATTCTAGCGTACACTATATCCATAAAGATcccgattacttttaattaaaacaaatactaaATTTCAGTTATCAAGAGTAGGcaaataattctttacaccagtattttatgaataggtctatgtttattctgcaatgttaggttactatatgaaaaatttttgaagaCGCTACAAACActataacagcaacaacaaaaacaagagcaaccaacaataaacacaataatacagctgaatataagataggcctataatccaaatgTCATAAGCTGCACAAACCGACAAGATGTCCTACATTAcaggtctacgtcattttttgtgatcctgttattttgaaaggagataatgtaattaagaaaattatcagCAAATTATGTCCAATATGACTCGTATGGCCTATCATATTGTAACTTTTAAGTTAAACATGGACattttctggttttgtagagtgcagtcatttcgtgtcatccctccgaatgtgtaaagttacgattgcaatgaaattgaAATCAATTTTATGACTTTAATATAGCAAAATTTCCTTAagtcaatatgaaataccagtctgcgaAGTTCTGagaaaatttttgtgtttaagtttagaatgaaCACGCTtaacaatatcagacggtaattatcagtGTCCAGTGATTCTAGTGAGCCGATACGAACGCAGACATCCCTGTGTCAcatccgtattcaggtgaacctcttTTACAAAATAACACTGCAGCATTGTGGAACACTCCTTACTTCatctatattttcctgtttttttttaaccatttttagagggatgtgtacaggcagtccccggttaacggcaggctcggttaatgacg of the Macrobrachium rosenbergii isolate ZJJX-2024 chromosome 16, ASM4041242v1, whole genome shotgun sequence genome contains:
- the fabp gene encoding sodium/calcium exchanger regulatory protein 1; its protein translation is MAKILGKYKLETSENFDEFMKALGVGLVMRKMGNTATPTVEITQEDDTYSMKTVTTFKTTEIKFKLGEEFEETTADGRVVKSTITLDGNKMTHNQVGDKEKKEKDSILTREFTDTEMIMECKVDDVVSKRVYKRQD